CATTGCCCCAATCCGACTGCGAAAGCAGGTCATGCGTGGCCGAAAGCGCCCGGATGCGGGCAGTCAGGCTTTCCGTGAAATCGTCAATCCCGGTCGAGCGGCGGCGGGTCAGCGCGGCGATCGACAGCACGTTGGCAAGGGTGTTCTTGACCCGGTGGTTCAACTCGCGCGTCAGCGAATTGCGGATAGAGGCCTGGCTGGTCAGCCATTCCAGCACGATCCGGTCCTCTGCAGCGCGTTTGGTGATAAGCCGCCCGATCGCCATGACCATCAGCGATGCGATCGCCCCGAAGAACAGCGTGATGCGCGACAGGGTGGAGAGTACGCCGGCCTTGCGGTCGCTTATCTGTACTATCCACGATTGCCCGGCCACGTCGATCCGCCGCTCTATCGTGGGGCCGGAAACGCCGTCGGCCCGCTGTTCGGCCATCAGCGTTTCAGGCGCGACATGGTCGTCGTAGATCGCAAGGTCGACGCTGTCGTTGCGGTACAGTTCGCTGGCCGATGTCAGGAACGCCTGGGCGCGGAACGGGCTGAACACGAAGCCCTTGACCGCGCGGCCCCTGCCCCGATCCGCGAAAACCGGCATATAGATGAGAAAGCCGGCCGCGCGCGGGCTGCCACGGTCCTGCACCAGGTGAAGCAGGCTCGTGGCGGCCGGCGCGCGGCGCGCCATCGCCCGCTCCATCGCCGTGCGGCGAGCCGGGTCGGAAAACATGTCGTAAGCCTGCGCCAGGCGATTGGGCAGCGACTGAGGCTCAAGATAGACGATCGGGGTCACGATGTCCTGGCCGGCCTCGGGCCGTGGGTCGATCGTGAAATCGGGGCGGCCGCCCGAAGTCTGCAGCGCGACTTCGAACGGGGCAATGCGGTCGGCGCGGATCACCGGCGCCCAGCCCATGCCAAGCGAGCCGTAGAGCGTGCCGTCGCCCTGCAGATCCTGCGAAAATTCGGAGAATTGTTCGCTGGAAACCTGGTCCTGCGTGGCGAACAAAGCGCTGCCAGCGCGCAGCAGCGCGATATTCTCGGTCACGCGGCGCTGCAGGGCAGAAGATATTTCGGTGAGATTGCGGTCCAGTTCGACAGCGCGCGTGACGTTGTCGGCCCGCTCGATCGCCATGACCGAAACAGCAGTGGTAATGCTCGCAATGAGGAACAGCAGGAACGGCCAGCCGCGCGGATATTTGTGGAACCACGCTTGCTTCTGCACCCTGTCGAGCAGAGCCTGGTCAA
The DNA window shown above is from Novosphingobium sp. P6W and carries:
- a CDS encoding CHASE domain-containing protein — translated: MIDQALLDRVQKQAWFHKYPRGWPFLLFLIASITTAVSVMAIERADNVTRAVELDRNLTEISSALQRRVTENIALLRAGSALFATQDQVSSEQFSEFSQDLQGDGTLYGSLGMGWAPVIRADRIAPFEVALQTSGGRPDFTIDPRPEAGQDIVTPIVYLEPQSLPNRLAQAYDMFSDPARRTAMERAMARRAPAATSLLHLVQDRGSPRAAGFLIYMPVFADRGRGRAVKGFVFSPFRAQAFLTSASELYRNDSVDLAIYDDHVAPETLMAEQRADGVSGPTIERRIDVAGQSWIVQISDRKAGVLSTLSRITLFFGAIASLMVMAIGRLITKRAAEDRIVLEWLTSQASIRNSLTRELNHRVKNTLANVLSIAALTRRRSTGIDDFTESLTARIRALSATHDLLSQSDWGNAALGDIVRSELAPYMEGHESHVAMSGPAIKLAPNDAMSLGLAIHELATNAAKYGALSTIEGRIHVNWVLVSPELAEIHWREEGGPTVTEPKKRGFGRDLIEKIVAHELKSEVDLKFNPGGVECRLKVPVRASREFILRNERR